From the genome of Gorilla gorilla gorilla isolate KB3781 chromosome 4, NHGRI_mGorGor1-v2.1_pri, whole genome shotgun sequence, one region includes:
- the ERAL1 gene encoding GTPase Era, mitochondrial isoform X2 — protein MAAPSWRGARLVQSVLRVWQVGPHVARERVIPFSSLLGFQRRCVSCVAGSAFSGPRLASASRSNGQGSALDHFLGFSQPDSSVTTCVPAVSTNRDEQDVLLVHHPDMPENSRVLRVVLLGAPNAGKSTLSNQLLGRKVFPVSRKVHTTRCQALGVITEKETQVILLDTPGIISPGKQKRHHLELSLLEDPWKSMESADLVVVLVDVSDKWTRNQLSPQLLRCLTKFSQIPSVLVMNKVDCLKQKSVLLELTAALTEGVVNGKKHKMRQAFHSHPGTHCPSPAVKDPNTQSVGNPQRIGWPHFKEIFMLSALSQEDVKTLKQYLLTQAQPGPWEYHSAVLTSQTPEEICANIIREKLLEHLPQEVPYNVQQKTAVWEEGPGGELVIQQKLLVPKESYVGIPAQAAGRN, from the exons ATGGCTGCCCCCAGCTGGCGCGGGGCTAGGCTTGTTCAATCGGTGTTAAGAGTCTGGCAGGTGGGCCCTCATGTCGCGAGGGAGCGGGTGATCCCTTTTTCCTCACTCTTAGGCTTCCAACGGAGGTGCGTGTCCTGCGTCGCGGGGTCCGCTTTCTCTGGTCCCCGCTTGGCCTCGGCTTCTCGCAGTAATGGCCAGGGCTCTGCCCTGGACCACTTCCTCGGATTCTCTCAGCCCGACAGTTCGGTGACTACTTGCGTCCCCGCGGTGTCCACGAACAGAG ATGAGCAGGATGTCCTCTTGGTTCATCACCCTGATATGCCTGAGAATTCCCGGGTCCTACGAGTGGTCCTCCTGGGAGCCCCGAATGCAGGAAAGTCAACACTCTCCAACCAGCTACTGGGCCGAAAG GTGTTCCCTGTTTCCAGGAAGGTGCATACCACTCGCTGCCAAGCTCTGGGGGTCATCACAGAGAAGGAGACCCAGGTG ATTCTACTTGACACACCTGGCATTATTAGTCCTGGTAAACAGAAGAG GCATCACCTGGAGCTCTCTTTGTTGGAAGATCCATGGAAGAGCATGGAATCTGCTGATCTTG TTGTGGTTCTTGTGGATGTCTCAGACAAGTGGACACGGAATCAGCTCAGCCCCCAGTTGCTCAGGTGCTTGACCAAGTTCTCCCAGATCCCTAGTGTCCTGGTCATGAACAAG GTAGATTGTCTGAAGCAGAAGTCAGTTCTCCTGGAGCTCACGGCAGCCCTCACTGAAGGTGTGGTCAATGGCAAAAAGCACAAGATGAGGCAGGCCTTCCACTCACACCCTGGCACCCATTGCCCCAGCCCAGCAGTTAAGGACCCAAACACACAATCTGTGGGAAATCCTCAGAGGATTGGCTGGCCCCACTTCAAGGAGATCTTCATGTTGTCAGCCCTAAGCCAGGAGGATGTGAAAACATTAAAG CAATACCTCCTGACACAGGCCCAGCCAGGGCCCTGGGAGTACCACAGTGCAGTCCTCACTAGCCAGACACCAGAAGAGATCTGTGCCAACATTATCCGAGAGAAGCTCCTAGAACACCTGCCCCAGGAGGTGCCTTACAATGTACAGCAG AAGACGGCAGTGTGGGAGGAAGGACCAGGTGGGGAGCTGGTTATCCAACAGAAGCTTCTGGTGCCCAAAGAATCTTATGTG GGCATTCCAGCTCAAGCTGCTGGCAGGAACTGA
- the ERAL1 gene encoding GTPase Era, mitochondrial isoform X1, producing MAAPSWRGARLVQSVLRVWQVGPHVARERVIPFSSLLGFQRRCVSCVAGSAFSGPRLASASRSNGQGSALDHFLGFSQPDSSVTTCVPAVSTNRDEQDVLLVHHPDMPENSRVLRVVLLGAPNAGKSTLSNQLLGRKVFPVSRKVHTTRCQALGVITEKETQVILLDTPGIISPGKQKRHHLELSLLEDPWKSMESADLVVVLVDVSDKWTRNQLSPQLLRCLTKFSQIPSVLVMNKVDCLKQKSVLLELTAALTEGVVNGKKHKMRQAFHSHPGTHCPSPAVKDPNTQSVGNPQRIGWPHFKEIFMLSALSQEDVKTLKQYLLTQAQPGPWEYHSAVLTSQTPEEICANIIREKLLEHLPQEVPYNVQQKTAVWEEGPGGELVIQQKLLVPKESYVKLLIGPKGHVISQIAQEAGRDLMDIFLCDVDIRLSVKLLK from the exons ATGGCTGCCCCCAGCTGGCGCGGGGCTAGGCTTGTTCAATCGGTGTTAAGAGTCTGGCAGGTGGGCCCTCATGTCGCGAGGGAGCGGGTGATCCCTTTTTCCTCACTCTTAGGCTTCCAACGGAGGTGCGTGTCCTGCGTCGCGGGGTCCGCTTTCTCTGGTCCCCGCTTGGCCTCGGCTTCTCGCAGTAATGGCCAGGGCTCTGCCCTGGACCACTTCCTCGGATTCTCTCAGCCCGACAGTTCGGTGACTACTTGCGTCCCCGCGGTGTCCACGAACAGAG ATGAGCAGGATGTCCTCTTGGTTCATCACCCTGATATGCCTGAGAATTCCCGGGTCCTACGAGTGGTCCTCCTGGGAGCCCCGAATGCAGGAAAGTCAACACTCTCCAACCAGCTACTGGGCCGAAAG GTGTTCCCTGTTTCCAGGAAGGTGCATACCACTCGCTGCCAAGCTCTGGGGGTCATCACAGAGAAGGAGACCCAGGTG ATTCTACTTGACACACCTGGCATTATTAGTCCTGGTAAACAGAAGAG GCATCACCTGGAGCTCTCTTTGTTGGAAGATCCATGGAAGAGCATGGAATCTGCTGATCTTG TTGTGGTTCTTGTGGATGTCTCAGACAAGTGGACACGGAATCAGCTCAGCCCCCAGTTGCTCAGGTGCTTGACCAAGTTCTCCCAGATCCCTAGTGTCCTGGTCATGAACAAG GTAGATTGTCTGAAGCAGAAGTCAGTTCTCCTGGAGCTCACGGCAGCCCTCACTGAAGGTGTGGTCAATGGCAAAAAGCACAAGATGAGGCAGGCCTTCCACTCACACCCTGGCACCCATTGCCCCAGCCCAGCAGTTAAGGACCCAAACACACAATCTGTGGGAAATCCTCAGAGGATTGGCTGGCCCCACTTCAAGGAGATCTTCATGTTGTCAGCCCTAAGCCAGGAGGATGTGAAAACATTAAAG CAATACCTCCTGACACAGGCCCAGCCAGGGCCCTGGGAGTACCACAGTGCAGTCCTCACTAGCCAGACACCAGAAGAGATCTGTGCCAACATTATCCGAGAGAAGCTCCTAGAACACCTGCCCCAGGAGGTGCCTTACAATGTACAGCAG AAGACGGCAGTGTGGGAGGAAGGACCAGGTGGGGAGCTGGTTATCCAACAGAAGCTTCTGGTGCCCAAAGAATCTTATGTG AAACTCCTGATTGGTCCGAAGGGCCACGTGATCTCCCAGATAGCACAGGAGGCAGGCCGTGACCTCATGGACATCTTCCTCTGTGATGTTGACATCCGCCTCTCTGTGAAGCTCCTCAAGTGA